The following coding sequences are from one Nicotiana tomentosiformis chromosome 3, ASM39032v3, whole genome shotgun sequence window:
- the LOC138907514 gene encoding uncharacterized protein translates to MGIVLSNGVDFEVFQMTGSTKRWWRDHVRSRPGGSMSHTWDPFLQLFLEKFIPITLREEYRRQFECLQQCSMTVTQYETRFVDLARHVVILLPTEREKVWRLIDVLTFNFRLQMAKETGDDISLQRGVEIARGVEMVRGQEKGI, encoded by the coding sequence ATGGGTATTGTTTTGTCCAATGGAGTAGACTTTGAAGTGTTTCAGATGACCGGTTCGACCAAGAGATGGTGGCGGGATCATGTGCGGAGCAGACCAGGTGGTTCAATGTCGCATACTTGGGATCCATTTTTGCAGTTGTTTCTGGAGAAGTTTATACCTATCACTTtgagagaggagtaccgcaggcagtttgagtgCCTTCAGCAGTgtagcatgactgttacccagtatgaaacccgatttgtggacctagctcgccatgtAGTTATCttactccctactgagagggagaaagTATGGAGACTCATTGATGTACTTACTTTCAACtttaggctacagatggccaaggagaccggagatgatatttctttACAGAGGGGCGTAGAGATTGCTAGAGGGgtcgagatggttcgtggtcaggaaaagggtatctga